One Thermodesulfobacteriota bacterium DNA segment encodes these proteins:
- the priA gene encoding primosomal protein N' — translation MSDTVQVAVPVPGDALYTYGVPAHLREGIALGKRVLVPFRNRKTIGFIVGPGEPPPGVEIKDVLDIIDDEPLFDEKRLGFLKWAADYYMASLGIVLKAAHPGGLGASVKRLVKITDGGTKALDRGRLTGQESVVLKTVLNAGEISSQKLLSLVENTSSELLNSLKRRGLLEFSYELRSDPKIKTEKIISAAPGAAPGDPLLKRKKTKSQILEFLIENGRVPLDDLKEVFGSVSAHLAWLGENKFIVTEHEEVSRDPFAGIEIKEDVKPALTIDQEIACGKIKDAVAKGKFAPFLLHGVTGSGKTEVYLRAIEEVVAKGKEAILLVPEISLTPLLVKRVRARFGNKVAVIHSALSDGERFDSWRMASRGEVKVIIGARSAIFAPFPNVGIIIVDEEHETSYKQDETPCYNARDLALVLGRMTDSAVVLGSATPSAESYYNALKQRFEYLSLPLRVEDRPLPSVEIADMKYEGGAIFSQRLREEIVDNFWHDRQTILFLNRRGYSTLIVCPACGDIVKCPNCSVSLTYHAKEDSVRCHMCGLSERLSGECLKCGGSLRGLGIGTQKVEEELKRIIPEAKAARMDRDTVTGKKGLLTLYGRLERGEIDVLIGTQMVAKGHDLPGVTLVGVISADMALGIPDFRSGERTFQLVTQVAGRAGRGDTPGKVIVQTYNPGHPSIAHAVRQDSRGFLEEELQLREELGYPPFSRLVNVRFTGKSERETGEVAERAGETARKLVTKLKPGAVNILGPSPCPVSKIRNRYRFQMLLKSTNAGLLRSFAKKLRKLMSNVTGDVRVSVDVDPYNFS, via the coding sequence ATGAGTGATACCGTCCAGGTCGCGGTCCCCGTGCCGGGGGACGCGCTCTACACATACGGCGTCCCGGCGCATCTGAGGGAGGGTATAGCGCTCGGGAAGCGCGTCCTCGTCCCGTTCAGGAACAGGAAAACGATTGGTTTCATAGTGGGGCCGGGAGAGCCTCCGCCCGGAGTCGAGATTAAGGACGTGCTCGACATAATCGACGACGAGCCCTTATTTGACGAAAAGAGGCTCGGCTTTCTCAAGTGGGCTGCCGACTATTACATGGCGTCCCTCGGCATAGTTCTCAAGGCTGCGCACCCGGGAGGGCTCGGGGCGAGCGTGAAGCGCCTCGTTAAAATAACGGACGGAGGTACTAAGGCGCTCGACAGAGGGAGGCTCACCGGTCAGGAATCCGTCGTGCTCAAGACAGTCCTCAATGCGGGCGAGATAAGCTCGCAGAAGCTCCTATCTCTCGTCGAAAACACTTCGTCCGAGCTCCTCAATTCGCTTAAGAGAAGGGGGCTGCTCGAATTCTCCTACGAGCTCAGGTCCGACCCGAAGATAAAAACCGAGAAGATAATATCAGCCGCTCCCGGCGCAGCCCCCGGCGACCCGCTGTTAAAGAGAAAGAAAACCAAGTCGCAGATACTCGAGTTCCTGATAGAGAACGGGAGGGTCCCGCTCGACGACCTGAAGGAGGTGTTCGGCAGCGTGAGCGCGCACCTCGCGTGGCTCGGGGAAAATAAATTCATAGTAACCGAGCACGAGGAGGTATCGAGGGACCCGTTCGCAGGGATTGAGATAAAGGAGGACGTGAAGCCCGCCCTCACGATAGACCAGGAGATCGCGTGCGGGAAAATAAAGGACGCGGTAGCAAAGGGAAAGTTCGCGCCGTTCCTCCTCCACGGCGTCACGGGGAGCGGAAAGACGGAAGTATATCTCCGCGCGATAGAGGAGGTCGTAGCGAAGGGGAAGGAAGCCATACTCCTCGTGCCCGAGATATCGCTCACGCCGCTACTCGTAAAAAGGGTGAGAGCGAGGTTCGGGAATAAAGTGGCGGTAATTCACAGCGCTCTCTCTGACGGGGAGAGGTTCGACTCCTGGCGCATGGCGAGCAGAGGCGAGGTGAAGGTGATTATAGGAGCGCGCTCCGCGATATTCGCCCCGTTCCCGAACGTAGGCATCATTATAGTCGACGAGGAGCACGAGACTTCCTACAAACAGGACGAGACGCCATGCTACAACGCGAGGGACCTCGCCCTCGTGCTCGGAAGGATGACCGACTCCGCCGTGGTGCTGGGCTCGGCCACACCGTCAGCGGAATCCTACTACAACGCTTTAAAACAGAGGTTCGAATACCTCTCTCTCCCCTTGAGGGTCGAGGACAGGCCGCTTCCCTCTGTCGAGATTGCAGACATGAAATACGAGGGCGGGGCAATTTTCTCGCAGAGGCTCCGGGAGGAGATAGTCGATAACTTCTGGCACGATAGACAAACGATACTGTTCCTCAACAGGCGAGGCTACTCTACACTCATCGTGTGCCCGGCGTGCGGCGATATTGTGAAGTGCCCTAACTGCAGCGTGTCTCTGACGTATCACGCGAAGGAGGACTCTGTCAGGTGCCACATGTGCGGCCTGTCCGAAAGGCTCTCGGGCGAGTGTCTCAAATGCGGCGGATCGCTGAGGGGGCTCGGCATAGGGACTCAGAAAGTCGAGGAGGAGCTCAAGCGCATAATCCCGGAGGCGAAGGCTGCGCGCATGGACAGGGATACGGTGACGGGGAAAAAGGGCCTGCTTACGCTCTACGGGAGGCTCGAGCGCGGGGAGATAGACGTGCTCATCGGGACACAGATGGTTGCCAAGGGACACGACCTCCCGGGGGTAACGCTCGTAGGCGTCATATCCGCCGACATGGCGCTCGGCATCCCGGACTTCCGCTCGGGTGAGAGGACGTTCCAGTTAGTCACGCAGGTGGCGGGCAGGGCAGGGAGGGGGGATACGCCGGGGAAGGTGATAGTCCAGACCTACAACCCCGGGCACCCGAGCATAGCCCATGCGGTGAGGCAGGACAGCAGAGGGTTTCTGGAAGAGGAGCTTCAATTGAGAGAGGAGCTCGGCTATCCGCCATTCTCGAGGCTCGTGAACGTGAGGTTCACGGGAAAGAGCGAGCGGGAGACGGGAGAGGTAGCGGAGAGGGCGGGGGAGACCGCGCGGAAGCTTGTCACGAAGCTCAAGCCGGGGGCGGTGAATATTCTTGGCCCTTCGCCCTGCCCCGTGAGCAAAATAAGGAACAGGTACAGGTTCCAGATGCTTCTTAAATCCACGAACGCGGGATTGCTCCGCAGTTTCGCCAAAAAACTAAGAAAGCTCATGTCGAACGTCACCGGGGACGTGAGGGTCTCCGTGGACGTGGATCCGTATAATTTCAGTTGA